In Podospora pseudopauciseta strain CBS 411.78 chromosome 3, whole genome shotgun sequence, one genomic interval encodes:
- a CDS encoding hypothetical protein (COG:S; EggNog:ENOG503P370) — protein MDVAYNQHSAFRRKSRSSGNLTHLSLAPLTSKLPIHDAHDILDDNDLTTPTSAPPTVTSYSYLQGKSAPTTPRLLSRSPGPNNRSASVSGARKSRSSVSLAKSKSSSHLPHNQSRASHRQSSTSLYTSPTTPRHRSSHHPNQLRQTDRSDSDWLLRCGSIISLETRESKGQAWLSTRASSTSLAGHSPQDAEDEAFERELAREREELVYGSRHTPRHLSRHASRRSSVHLDGNDDNISSPAYSRFRSRSHSRVGSMTPGGSSHRMTTFVEDYFNSNGSGSTPVAENPDDEIAGPDFVNFDEELENYTVDDAEFVTGDGAEDEAYVRKLVKGTGNGGVGSWFGHVLGVKLFAVEEDDEEESEDDYDGETTDGEGSGHEMERRVSCLRRLEGQNMKTMVDESIPPPKENEGGWHDAAWLLTVASKVLL, from the coding sequence ATGGACGTCGCCTACAATCAACACTCTGCCTTCAGGCGCAAGTCCCGATCCTCGGGTaacctcacccacctctccctcgcgCCTCTAACCTCCAAACTCCCTATTCACGATGCCCACGatatcctcgacgacaacgatctcaccaccccaacctccgCTCCCCCAACAGTAACCTCCTACTCCTACCTCCAAGGCAAATCCGCCCCTACCACCCCCCGtctcctctcccgctccccGGGTCCCAACAACCGCTCCGCCTCCGTCTCCGGCGCCCGTAAGTCCCGATCCTCAGTCTCCCTCGCAAAATCgaaatcctcctcccacctcccccataACCAGTCCCGTGCCTCCCATCGCCAAAGCTCAACCTCCCTCTACacttcccccaccaccccacgcCACcgctcctcccaccacccaaaccagCTGAGACAAACCGACCGCTCCGACTCGGATTGGCTCCTCCGCTGCggctccatcatctccctcgaAACCCGGGAATCCAAAGGCCAAGCCTGGCTCTCCACCCGCGCCTCGTCTACATCCTTGGCTGGTCACTCTCCTCAAGACGCCGAAGACGAAGCCTTTGAGCGGGAACTCGCAAGGGAAAGAGAAGAGCTGGTTTATGGCTCTCGGCACACCCCCCGTCACCTATCCCGTCACGCCTCTAGGAGAAGCAGTGTCCATCTTGACGGCAACGATGATAACATCTCCTCCCCGGCCTACAGCCGCTTTAGGAGCAGATCTCACTCCCGGGTTGGGTCTATGACGCCAGGCGGGAGTAGCCATAGGATGACAACCTTTGTGGAGGATTACTTCAACTCTAATGGGTCGGGGTCAACTCCTGTGGCGGAGAACCCTGACGACGAGATTGCCGGTCCGGATTTTGTCAATTTTGACGAGGAGCTAGAAAATTACACTGTGGATGACGCTGAGTTTGTCACGGGTGATGGGGCAGAAGATGAGGCGTACGTGAGGAAGCTGGTGAAGGGGACTGGGAACGGGGGTGTAGGGTCTTGGTTTGGCCATGTGCTCGGTGTGAAGCTTTttgccgttgaggaggacgatgaggaggagtcgGAGGATGATTATGATGGGGAGACgacggatggggagggaTCAGGACatgagatggagaggagggtgtcaTGCTTGAGGAGGCTGGAGGGGCAGAATATGAAGACGATGGTGGATGAGAGTATCCCGCCGCCGAAGGAGAATGAGGGTGGCTGGCATGATGCTGCTTGGTTGTTGACCGTTGCTTCGAAGGTATTGCTTTGA
- the ELP1 gene encoding putative elongator complex protein 1 (BUSCO:EOG09260JO5; COG:K; EggNog:ENOG503NVRK), which translates to MRNLRNIGHSVFRDPVPDSPFPTAASASAPFSASCWDVSRDEVIVARGPTARDARIELSRVVKHTHERPPCHLKSRNIATWDALCPNEDGSPDVIRSIHYFSDTLTTCVIMAGGDIVTVTEDEETAAGEAHIEIVGTLSPSISAARWSPDEELLAIATGDAKVLFMSRSFDVISEVGLSEEDLRLSKHVSVGWGKKETQFIGKGAKAKGLRDPTIPEKVDEGALSSNDDGRCTISWRGDGAYVAVNFLQQGQRRVIRVYNRDGELDSVSEPVDGLEGALSWRPEGNLMAGIQRLSDRIDVVFFERNGLRHGQFTLRAPQDSPDVAAELALEWNSDSTVLAVIMKDRVQLWTTGNYHWYLKQEFLCGDGGSKHHQSSKFAWHAEKPLLCVAATAGKVLINEYIFTIARGPGVSPHDFGAVAVIDGQTLKFTPFRTANVPPPMAFDELEVESPIIDVTIGRDCNSMAVLHRGGVSFFELIIQGPRMLPPKLASTASFRKTHAQLYEEHVLQVGLSGSNEVHVLQMSEDMEIVRHTFDGTQTNEHGWQKTDATSITTITTPIVPPVVEEDGVIAQDWRGRLSRIIEGEHLPLPAEFANFLPWTSYITHSGEFLAFGQARNGYLYCNSTLLARNCTSFVVTKHHLIFTTTNHFVKFVHLATEEELEVPQDDPENDERCRSIERGGRLVVAMPSRMSIVLQMPRGNLETIYPRAMVLSGIRDLIEAKNYGAAFATCRTQRVDMNLLYDHRPEQFLEHVGLFLEQVKDTANIDLFLSTLKEEDVTRTMYKDTKAGAAPQSQEAETAAKESKINKICDAVLAKLKTQKNANLQNIITAHVCKNPPALDDGLRVVADLMQEHEALAERAVEHICFLVDVNRLYDHALGLYNLELTLLVAQQSQRDPREYLPFIQELHKMPELQRKYTIDDKLGNHEKALDHLKALGDFEEVKTYTVKHKLYQHALSIYRHDEQHHRVITDLFAAHLKSISQFKEAGLAYESLNSYHDATDCYLKAGAACWRECLYVAQQQDPPITAQRLEEVASDLADALREAKDYAAAATIHMEYLSSIESAIQSLCKGYLFADALRLVALHKRRDLLESHIDSGLADAFSSSIEFLADCKAQLKAQVPRILELRKKAKEDPLAFYEGENPFGSKNADGYDIPDDISIAASSRATTSASMFTRYTGKAGSVGTVGSNVSRATSKNRRREEKKRARGRKGTVYEEEYLVNSVRRLVERVEGTKGEVERLVFGLVRRDMQERARVIEEAMGVVLEGCRQAVGEVWPQEEKQQVEGEGEDGEGWRPVGGDGVLFESLEAMRAKQTAPVVTGFEKLALLGGKK; encoded by the exons ATGCGGAACTTGCGCAACATCGGCCACAGCGTCTTCAGGGATCCCGTCCCGGATTCTCCCTTTCCTACCGCCGCCTCGGCTTCGGCCCCCTTCTCGGCATCGTGTTGGGATGTCTCCAGGGATGAGGTGATTGTTGCCCGTGGCCCAACCGCCCGTGATGCCCGGATCGAACtctcgagggtggtgaagcaCACTCATGAGCGTCCCCCTTGTCACTT AAAATCAAGAAACATCGCAACATGGGATGCACTTTGCCCAAACGAAGATGGCAGTCCAGATGTTATCCGGAGTATACACTACTTCAGCGACACATTGACAACATGTGTCATCATGGCCGGCGGTGACATTGTCACTGTTACTGAAGACGAAGAAACCGCCGCTGGTGAAGCGCACATTGAGATCGTAGGCACATTGTCGCCCTCTATCTCGGCTGCTCGCTGGTCACCAGATGAAGAGCTACTTGCCATCGCAACAGGGGATGCCAAGGTGCTCTTCATGAGCCGGAGCTTCGATGTTATTTCAGAGGTTGGCCTCAGCGAAGAGGACTTGAGGCTGTCAAAGCATGTCTCTGTCGGATGGGGCAAGAAGGAGACTCAGTTTATCGGCAAGggcgccaaggccaaggggCTTCGAGACCCTACTATTCCGGAGAAGGTAGACGAGGGCGCCTTGAGCTCAAACGATGATGGTCGGTGCACGATCAGTTGGAGAGGTGATGGTGCGTATGTTGCTGTCAACTTCCTTCAGCAAGGACAACGACGTGTGATCCGGGTGTACAACCGTGATGGTGAGTTGGACAGTGTCAGTGAACCCGTGGATGGGCTTGAGGGCGCTCTGAGTTGGCGGCCTGAGGGAAATCTCATGGCCGGGATTCAGCGTCTCTCGGACCGTATTGACGTTGTGTTCTTTGAAAGAAATGGCCTGCGCCATGGGCAGTTCACACTTCGAGCGCCCCAGGACTCCCCTGATGTGGCTGCAGAGCTGGCGCTTGAGTGGAACTCGGACTCAACCGTTCTAGCTGTTATCATGAAGGATAGAGTACAGCTATGGACTACAGGCAACTACCACTGGTATCTGAAACAAGAGTTCCTCTGTGGTGACGGTGGTAGCAAGCACCACCAGAGTTCAAAGTTTGCCTGGCATGCAGAGAAACCACTGTTGTGTGTTGCGGCGACAGCAG GCAAAGTACTTATCAACGAGTACATTTTCACCATCGCCCGTGGGCCGGGAGTTTCTCCTCACGACTTCGGAGCTGTTGCCGTAATTGACGGTCAGACACTCAAATTCACCCCTTTTCGGACGGCTAATGTGCCTCCTCCGATGGCCTTTGACGAACTCGAAGTCGAGTCTCCTATTATTGACGTTACAATCGGACGGGATTGCAACTCGATGGCCGTGCTGCACCGAGGTGGTGTTAGCTTCTTCGAGCTTATCATCCAGGGACCACGGATGCTACCCCCGAAGCTTGCCTCTACGGCTTCCTTTAGGAAGACACATGCCCAGTTATACGAGGAACATGTACTTCAGGTTGGCCTGTCTGGCTCAAATGAGGTTCACGTTCTTCAAATGTCGGAAGACATGGAGATTGTCAGGCACACATTTGATGGCACACAAACAAACGAACACGGGTGGCAAAAGACGGATGCAACTTCCATCACAACCATTACAACACCTATAGTGCCACCAGTTgtcgaggaagatggagTCATTGCTCAGGATTGGCGTGGCAGACTGAGCAGAATCATTGAAGGAGAACACCTCCCGCTTCCTGCCGAGTTTGCCAACTTCTTGCCCTGGACAAGTTACATTACACATTCAGGCGAGTTCCTGGCTTTTGGACAGGCTCGGAATGGCTATCTCTACTGCAACTCGACGCTACTGGCCAGGAACTGTACTTCTTTTGTTGTTACCAAGCATCATCTCATCTTCACAACTACCAACCACTTCGTCAAGTTTGTTCACTTGGCTACGGAAGAAGAGCTTGAGGTTCCCCAGGACGACCCCGAGAATGACGAACGATGCCGGAGTATCGAGCGGGGAGGCAGGCTGGTCGTTGCCATGCCCAGCAGGATGAGCATTGTGCTTCAGATGCCTCGTGGCAATCTTGAGACAATTTATCCCCGGGCTATGGTTTTGTCCGGCATCCGCGACCTTATCGAGGCCAAGAACTATGGCGCTGCTTTTGCGACATGCCGCACTCAGCGTGTGGATATGAACCTGCTCTATGATCACCGACCGGAGCAGTTCCTGGAGCACGTCGGCTTGTTCTTGGAGCAGGTGAAGGATACGGCCAACATTGACTTGTTTTTGTCCACTCTCAA ggaggaggatgtcacCCGGACTATGTACAAGGACACCAAGGCTGGCGCAGCTCCGCAGTCGCAAGAAGCTGAAACGGCTGCTAAAGAAAGcaagatcaacaagatcTGTGATGCTGTTTTGGCAAAGCTCAAGACCCAGAAGAACGCCAACCTCCAAAACATCATCACAGCGCATGTCTGCAAGAACCCACCAGCCCTCGATGATGGCTTGCGTGTGGTTGCCGATCTTATGCAAGAACATGAGGCACTAGCCGAACGTGCTGTTGAGCACATTTGCTTCCTGGTAGATGTCAACAGACTCTACGACCACGCCCTCGGTTTGTACAATCTCGAACTTACTTTGCTGGTTGCCCAGCAGTCTCAACGTGATCCCAGAGAGTATCTCCCATTTATTCAAGAACTTCACAAGATGCCAGAGCTCCAGCGAAAGTACACAATCGACGACAAGCTCGGGAACCACGAGAAAGCCCTGGACCATCTCAAGGCTCTTGGCGATTTCGAGGAGGTGAAGACGTACACCGTCAAGCACAAGCTCTACCAGCACGCCTTGAGCATCTACCGTCACGAcgagcagcaccaccgcGTGATTACCGACCTCTTCGCCGCCCACCTCAAGTCTATCTCCCAGTTTAAGGAAGCCGGCCTAGCCTACGAGTCACTCAACAGCTACCACGACGCCACAGACTGTTACCTCAAAGCGGGCGCCGCCTGCTGGCGCGAATGCCTCTACGTTGCCCAGCAGCAAGACCCGCCCATCACCGCTCAGCGACTAGAAGAAGTAGCAAGCGACCTTGCCGACGCCCTCCGCGAAGCAAAGGACTATGCCGCCGCGGCAACAATCCACATGGAGTACCTCTCTTCTATCGAATCCGCCATCCAATCCCTCTGCAAGGGCTACCTCTTTGCCGATGCGCTCCGGCTTGTCGCCCTGCACAAGCGACGTGACCTTCTTGAGAGCCATATTGACAGCGGCCTCGCGGatgccttctcctccagcatTGAGTTCTTGGCTGATTGCAAAGCCCAACTCAAGGCGCAAGTTCCGCGCATCCTTGAGCTCCGCAAGAAGGCAAAGGAGGACCCGCTGGCGTTTTACGAGGGGGAGAACCCCTTTGGGAGCAAGAACGCGGATGGTTATGACATCCCGGATGATATCTCTATTGCTGCTAGCTcgagggcgacgacgagCGCGTCGATGTTTACGAGGTATACCGGCAAGGCTGGGAGCGTGGGGACTGTTGGCTCCAATGTCTCGAGAGCAACAAGCAAAaacaggaggagggaggagaagaagagggcgagggggaggaaggggacggTTTATGAGGAGGAGTATTTGGTTAATAGTGtcaggaggttggtggagagggtggaggggacgaagggggaggtggagaggttggtctttgggttggtgaggagggataTGCAGGAGCGGGCAAGGGTTATTGAGGAGGCGATGGGGGTTGTGCTGGAGGGGTGTAGGCAGGCtgttggggaggtttggCCGCAGGAGGAGAAACAGCAagttgagggtgaaggggaggatggagaggggtGGAGGCCGGTGGGCGGGGATGGGGTGCTGTTTGAGAGTTTGGAGGCTATGAGGGCTAAGCAAacggcgccggtggtgacgGGGTTCGAGAAGTTGGCACTTTTGGGGGGAAAGAAGTGA
- a CDS encoding hypothetical protein (COG:S; EggNog:ENOG50) — MKFLATLLTLAASASAIDLYLHTDNNCGGSNALRCNGINPNTCCGTNANGSPYQSVAVRGIQQGWNIQCRGYDNGQCNRLQTISGNNGGNFICNRSNGFRYSGVGYNFIGRKRAIDSTLKPECQRPNALVLEDGSEFDLTGLSEEEFDALWVFFFPNFTDTTLIEIL; from the coding sequence ATGAAGTTcctcgccaccctcctcaccctcgccgcctcggcctcggccatCGACCTCTACCTCCACACCGACAACAACTGCGGCGGCTCCAACGCCCTCCGCTGCAACggcatcaaccccaacacctGCTGCGGCACCAACGCCAACGGAAGCCCCTACCAGTCCGTCGCCGTCCGCGGCATCCAGCAGGGCTGGAACATCCAGTGCCGCGGCTACGACAACGGCCAGTGCAACCGCCTCCAGACCATCTCGGGCAACAACGGGGGCAACTTCATCTGCAACCGGTCCAACGGCTTCCGGTACTCCGGCGTCGGGTATAACTTCATCGGCCGGAAGCGGGCGATTGATTCTACCCTCAAGCCTGAGTGCCAGAGGCCCAACGCCTTGGTCTTGGAGGACGGCTCCGAGTTTGATCTCACTGGGTtgagtgaggaggagtttgatgCCCTgtgggtttttttctttcccaacTTTACAGACACAACACTAATTGAGATTTTGTAG
- the IME2 gene encoding Serine/threonine protein kinase (COG:T; EggNog:ENOG503NUYP; BUSCO:EOG09261EU7), with the protein MTVAHDLTRRGSTQLVTNNGLPLEDRFEVLKEIGDGSFGSVVLARVRTAGASVARRGTVVAIKTMKKTFESFQPCLELREVVFLRTLPAHPHLVPALDIFLDPFTRKLHIAMEYMEGNLYQLMKARDHKCLDNASVKSILYQIMQGLEHIHAHSFFHRDIKPENILVSTSAHSDFTNSFRRYSALVTPPSTPPSYTVKIADFGLARETHSKLPYTTYVSTRWYRAPEVLLRAGEYSAPVDIWAVGAMAVEVATLKPLFPGGNEVDQVWRVCEIMGSPGNWYNKAGARVGGGEWREGTRLAGKLGFSFPKMAPHSMDTILQTPQWPSSLSQFVTWCLMWDPKSRPTSTQALAHEYFADAVDPLRPKSASKILGRKQSDISRGKDSNATTPTATSKPSSWFRKSLIGRSESVEVMAAPQPAPKEAPAPAPAPAPAPAPAPAPAPAPAPRPAPIARPAAPVEPPQPVMPAPRPTVAKRATWTNGPSNVAPMPILPTIRPISPLSQTVTAQPAPVYNDAYANAVQRHAPVQEKSSKKIGRQLSVQSNTNHYAELHRQQAERALNGQSGLVSPPSGHKESFFSHLRKRARRFSGRHQTPMSPSSDDMEAQAGCGPWASNRSSMVIDNPAPIPVPKDTYESLDKTLREGQQMAEVPPAPPAHQVNQLTPSGNLKRHHSLPHHQPRSVDNLLVASRGTGPVSSRTRRAQAAHGVNQYDDPNEEDELLDEVLTSTHRAMKRLDNEKPLRQSASNVVLTNPYPTPSPSASGNVMLFGDGKEAVTPKPLNYDKKAAEYKWPTPPYDEGDWAASASASIWAAGSRF; encoded by the exons ATGACTGTCGCACACGACTTGACCCGCCGCGGGTCCACCCAGCTGGTCACCAACAACGGGCTACCCCTTGAAGACAGGTTCGAGGTGCTGAAGGAGATTGGAGATGGAAGCTTTGGAAGTGTCGTGCTTGCGAGAGTACGGACGGCGGGCGCCAGTGTTGCCCGTCGTGGTACAGTG GTCGCCATCAAGACCATGAAGAAGACTTTCGAGTCGTTTCAGCCATGCCTGGAATTGAGGGAGGTTGTGTTCCTGAGGACGCTCCCCGCTCACCCTCATTTGGTTCCGGCCCTTGACATCTTTTTGGATCCATTCACCAGGAAGCTCCATATCGCCATGGAGTACATGGAGGGCAACCTCTACCAACTAATGAAGGCCAGGGACCACAAGTGCTTGGACAACGCCAGCGTGAAGAGCATCCTGTACCAGATCATGCAAGGTTTGGAGCATATCCATGCTCACAGCTTCTTCCACCGCGATATCAAGCCAGAGAACATTCTCGTGTCTACTTCAGCTCATTCGGATTTCACCAACTCTTTCAGACGGTATTCTGCTCTTGTCACGCCACCATCGACGCCCCCATCTTATACCGTCAAGATTGCCGATTTTGGTCTCGCTCGTGAGACGCATTCGAAGCTTCCTTACACCACGTATGTCTCCACCAGGTGGTATCGTGCCCCAGAGGTACTGCTGAGGGCGGGCGAGTACTCGGCCCCGGTGGATATCTGGGCGGTCGGTGCTATGGCCGTGGAGGTGGCCACCCTCAAGCCTCTCTTCCCTGGTGGAAATGAGGTCGACCAGGTCTGGAGGGTATGTGAAATCATGGGAAGCCCAGGGAACTGGTACAACAAGGCTGGTGCGCGCGTCGGCGGTGGAGAGTGGAGGGAAGGAACCCGTCTTGCTGGAAAGCTCGGGTTCTCCTTCCCCAAGATGGCGCCTCACTCCATGGACACCATCTTGCAGACTCCCCAATGGCCTTCGTCGCTCAGCCAGTTTGTTACCTGGTGCCTCATGTGGGATCCCAAGAGCCGACCGACATCTACTCAGGCGCTTGCCCATGAGTACTTTGCCGATGCCGTTGATCCTTTGCGCCCAAAGTCTGCGTCCAAGATCCTGGGTCGTAAACAGTCTGACATCAGTCGAGGAAAGGACTCTAACGCGACCACGCCAACGGCTACATCAAAGCCGTCTTCGTGGTTCAGAAAGTCGCTCATTGGTCGCTCCGAGAGTGTCGAGGTTATGGCCGCTCCGCAGCCCGCCCCGAAAGAAGCAccagctcctgctcctgctcctgctcctgctcctgctcctgctcctgctcctgctcctgctcctgctcctcgccCGGCCCCGATCGCTCGACCTGCCGCTCCCGTCGAGCCACCGCAGCCGGTTATGCCTGCCCCACGACCCACGGTCGCAAAAAGAGCAACCTGGACAAACGGCCCTTCGAACGTCGCACCAATGCCCATTCTTCCCACCATCCGTCCCATCTCACCTTTATCGCAGACTGTCACAGCCCAACCCGCACCAGTGTACAATGACGCCTATGCGAATGCGGTTCAGAGACACGCCCCAGTTCAAGAGAAGTCCTCCAAGAAGATTGGCAGGCAGCTCTCAGTCCAATCGAACACCAATCACTACGCTGAACTTCACAGGCAACAGGCAGAACGAGCTCTCAATGGACAGTCTGGCTTGGTGTCGCCACCGAGTGGACACAAGGAGAGCTTTTTCTCGCACCTCCGGAAAAGAGCGAGGAGGTTCTCGGGCAGACATCAGACGCCCATGTCGCCCAGCTCTGACGATATGGAGGCCCAGGCAGGTTGTGGACCATGGGCGAGCAACCGCTCATCAATGGTGATCGACAACCCGGCACCCATCCCCGTTCCAAAAGACACGTATGAGTCCCTCGATAAGACGCTCCGCGAGGGTCAGCAAATGGCCGAGGTACCTCCTGCGCCACCGGCCCATCAAGTGAATCAACTAACGCCAAGCGGTAATCTCAAGCgccaccactccctccctcaccaccaaccaagatCGGTCGATAATCTGCTTGTCGCCTCCCGAGGAACCGGTCCCGTATCTAGCAGGACACGAAGAGCCCAGGCTGCGCACGGTGTCAACCAATACGACGACCCGAACGAGGAAGACGAACTTCTAGATGAAGTGTTGACCTCGACCCACCGTGCCATGAAGCGCCTCGACAACGAGAAGCCTCTGAGGCAATCAGCTAGCAATGTCGTGTTGACGAACCCTTACCCGACCCCTTCGCCCTCCGCCAGCGGAAACGTAATGCTTTTTGGTGACGGCAAAGAAGCTGTCACGCCCAAGCCATTGAACTACgacaagaaggctgccgaaTACAAGTGGCCCACTCCCCCTTATGACGAGGGTGACTgggcggcttcggcttcggcaaGCATCTGGGCGGCGGGCAGTCGGTTTTAA
- a CDS encoding hypothetical protein (EggNog:ENOG503P1XI; COG:O) produces MNIPLPIHSSTSLRNRESRDYHIKNNTSISSNTSTQRSPPPAAEAINGPVREAARGSAVINDRLIVGVDFGTTFSGVAAVYTGTPDDIEIIKTWPGGNGITSDKVPTELSYDLPSNSPPGTAPTIKWGFQFKPEESRLRCIKLFLDRSQKLPYYVSPLETAAQLKKFKKTVADAVSDYLTQIYKHTMDTLTRRYGETFMASTKVSFVLTCPAVWSDAAKNTTLQAAERAGMGAGGQIQIISEPEAAAVYTLKAIQPNHLKVGDNFIVCDGGGGTVDLIAYKIVSLNPIKVEESAVGTGGLCGSAFLNYRFEEHVKSRLGQSRFDDMRAKKGKTWQMGLRYFEEFVKRNFNEDEHQEVNVPFPGLPDDEEAGLDSGFLVMTANQIKEIFDPVVKEVCELVQGQVDNLRALGGIVSGIILVGGFGQSDYLYRKLKTHFTSAAPPPYSERPSQANIDMRERPTVEVMQPVYAWTAVVRGAVLRGLEGNMVISRKARMHYGTSYATVYDEEKHSVAERYWSPLWERWMVSDRMQWHIAKGEALSPMQPIAFHYTRNFRPGQSLVVTDDLIACQADEPPKAFTRDLVHVCTLTTDLSAVPRHLFTRLTTTRGVEFDNLDFTLEMIVDSAGLGFELKVDGVRYGRVDAEFH; encoded by the exons ATGAatatccctctccccatccactCATCAACGAGTCTGCGGAATCGGGAAAGCAGAGACTATCACATCAAAAACAACACCTCCATCAGCAGCAATACCAGCACTCAAAGATCACCGCCACCAGCGGCCGAGGCTATCAATGGCCCGGTTAGGGAGGCGGCCAGAGGGTCAGCGGTTATCAACGACAGGTTAATTGTTGGTGTCGACTTTGGAACTACATTCTCGGG AGTAGCAGCAGTCTACACCGGCACCCCCGACGACATAGAAATCATCAAAACCTGGCCGGGCGGCAACGGCATCACCTCAGACAAGGTGCCCACCGAACTATCCTACGACCTCCCTTCCAACTCACCCCCAGGCACCGCCCCAACGATAAAATGGGGGTTCCAGTTCAAACCAGAAGAGTCCCGCCTCCGGTGCATCAAGCTCTTTCTCGACCGCTCCCAGAAATTACCATACTATGTCTCACCCCTCGAAACCGCCGCCCAGCTTAAGAAGTTCAAGAAGACGGTCGCCGACGCCGTGAGTGATTACCTAACGCAAATATACAAACACACAATGGACACCCTCACACGAAGATACGGCGAGACGTTTATGGCCTCGACAAAGGTCAGTTTTGTTCTCACCTGCCCGGCGGTCTGGTCAGATGCTGCGAAGAACACTACTTTGcaggcggcggagagggccgggatgggggcgggggggcaGATTCAGATTATCAGTGAGCCCGAGGCGGCGGCCGTGTATACTTTGAAGGCGATACAGCCTAATCACTTGAAGGTTGGGGATAATTTTATtgtttgtgatggtggtggcgggacGGTCGA CCTCATCGCCTACAAAATCGTCTCTCTGAACCCCATAAAAGTAGAAGAATCAGCCGTTGGAACCGGCGGGTTGTGCGGTAGCGCCTTTCTCAACTACCGGTTCGAAGAGCATGTCAAGTCCAGACTCGGACAGAGCAGGTTCGATGACATGAGGGCGAAAAAGGGCAAGACATGGCAGATGGGACTGCGGTATTTCGAGGAGTTTGTCAAGAGGAATTTCAACGAGGACGAACATCAGGAGGTCAATGTGCC GTTTCCCGGCCTTcccgacgacgaagaagccgGCCTCGACTCGGGCTTCCTCGTAATGACAGCCAACCAAATCAAAGAAATCTTCGACCCCGTCGTCAAAGAAGTCTGCGAACTCGTCCAAGGTCAAGTCGACAACCTCCGCGCGTTGGGGGGGATCGTCTCgggcatcatcctcgtcggtgGTTTCGGACAAAGCGACTACCTCTACCGCAAGCTCAAGACTCACTTCACCAGcgccgccccccctccctatAGTGAGAGACCCTCCCAGGCCAACATCGACATGCGAGAGCGGCCCACGGTGGAGGTGATGCAGCCGGTATACGCCTGGACGGCCGTCGTCCGTGGCGCGGTTTTGCGCGGCTTGGAAGGTAACATGGTCATATCCCGAAAGGCGAGAATGCACTATGGCACGTCGTATGCGACTGTGTACGACGAGGAGAAGCACTCTGTGGCGGAGAGGTACTGGTCGCCgctgtgggagaggtggatgGTCAGTGACAGGATGCAATGGCATATTGCAAAG ggaGAAGCGCTATCGCCCATGCAACCCATCGCCTTCCACTACACCCGCAACTTCCGCCCGGGGCAGTCGTTGGTCGTCACCGACGACCTCATCGCCTGCCAGGCTGATGAGCCGCCCAAGGCTTTTACTCGGGATCTGGTGCACGTCTGCACGCTGACCACGGACCTCAGCGCGGTGCCCAGGCATCTGTTCACCAGACTGACAACCACACGCGGTGTTGAGTTCGACAATCTGGATTTTACCCTCGAGATGATCGTCGACAGTGCGGGGCTGGGGTTCGAGCTCAAGGTTGACGGGGTGAGGTATGGGAGGGTAGATGCCGAGTTTCACTAG
- a CDS encoding hypothetical protein (EggNog:ENOG503PIGQ), translating into MSLSPGGGPSGGGVGGGGGSGGGGNNHHNHSHNHNHNHNHNHNHNFGSGGGGGGPSSSSFAHFHNKSFNNRKFSSAYMNTTATTSSGSLSSSSLSNDDEDDGDAFTSVMRDRQARGKDPYNSGDGSEGSDLSDREGGVGTSKLRLGGGGGGGGGGGRPEKEDYASRELRQKAIAFLDNPELLMMYAQSTGDSIPGARLHFMRLLCGYDDLPQHSSSNKVATSGSRFANRPDHPRQQAHNVGEKRRR; encoded by the exons ATGTCCCTGTCACCTGGAGGAGGCCCATCCGGTGGTGGagtaggaggaggaggaggaagtggtggtgggggcaacaaccaccacaaccacagccacaaccacaatcacaaccacaaccacaaccacaaccacaacttCGGtagcggcggcggtggtggaggtccatcttcatcttcgttTGCACATTTCCACAATAAGAGCTTCAACAACAGGAAGTTCAGTTCAGCTTATATGAACACGACGGCGACGACCAGCTCGGGATCActttcatcgtcatcattatcaaacgacgacgaggacgacggcGACGCTTTCACTTCTGTCATGCGCGACCGTCAGGCGAGGGGGAAGGACCCCTACAATTCGGGGGATGGGTCTGAGGGGAGTGACTTGAGTGATCGGGAGGGTGGGGTTGGGACGTCgaagttgaggttggggggtggtggtggtggtggtggtggtggagggag ACctgagaaggaggattacGCGAGCAGAGAGCTTCGTCAAAAGGCGATTGCCTTTTTGGATAATCCTGAGCTGCTGATGATGTATGCTCAGAGTACGGGTGAT AGCATACCAGGTGCCCGTCTCCATTTTATGCGTCTCCTTTGTGGGTATGACGATCTCCCTCAGCATTCTTCCAGCAATAAAGTGGCAACGTCAGGTTCACGGTTTGCCAACCGACCTGATCACCCTAGACAGCAAGCTCACAATGTCGGTGAGAAACGTCGCCGATAG